The region GCCGAACGCGGCATTGGGTTTCACACCAGTAAAGACCAGGCTATCTTTGAGCGCGACGAGGTTCTCAGCGGCAAAAAGACGCCCTACACGGTTTTTACGCCCTATAGCCGCAAGTGGAAAGACACGCTGACTGATTTCTATCTGAAGTCGTACCCAACCGAAAACTACAGCAGCCACTATTGGCAGACAAAACCGGAGCCTGCCATCACATTGGCTGATATGGGTTTTCAGCCGGTGGGTGAACCATTTCCTGCCGAAACGGTATCCGACAAATTACTCGATACGTATAACGAAACCCGTGATTTTCCGGCGCTGCCGCATAGCACCAGTCAACTAAGTATTCACCTGCGTTTCGGCACTATCAGTATTCGTGAACTAGCCCGGCAGGCAAAGGCGGCCGACGATCAAACGTTTCTGAATGAACTCTGCTGGCGTGATTTTTACTTTCAGGTGCTCGATCATTTTCCGCACGTTGAACAATACTCTTTTCGGCGGGAGTACGACCAGATTGAGTGGCGCAATAACGAAGATGAGTTTGACAAATGGTGCCGGGGCGAAACAGGCTACCCGATTGTCGATGCCGGGATGCGGCAGTTAAATACCATTGGGTGGATGCATAACCGAGTTCGGATGATTACCGCCAGTTTTCTGTGCAAACACCTGCTCATCGACTGGCG is a window of Spirosoma linguale DSM 74 DNA encoding:
- a CDS encoding Deoxyribodipyrimidine photo-lyase (PFAM: DNA photolyase FAD-binding; DNA photolyase domain protein~KEGG: bba:Bd2206 deoxyribodipyrimidine photolyase- class I), which produces MSEPLSLVWLRRDLRLHDNAALYYALKSGRPVIPVFIFDRVILDALDDRLDRRVEFLVQEVNRLHDELAKLGSTIIVRYGKPVDVWKELIETYTIGDVFTNHDYEGYAKERDKAIGELLAERGIGFHTSKDQAIFERDEVLSGKKTPYTVFTPYSRKWKDTLTDFYLKSYPTENYSSHYWQTKPEPAITLADMGFQPVGEPFPAETVSDKLLDTYNETRDFPALPHSTSQLSIHLRFGTISIRELARQAKAADDQTFLNELCWRDFYFQVLDHFPHVEQYSFRREYDQIEWRNNEDEFDKWCRGETGYPIVDAGMRQLNTIGWMHNRVRMITASFLCKHLLIDWRWGEAYFGKKLRDYDLSANNGGWQWAAGSGTDAAPYFRVFNPTAQAQRFDPKSVYIRQWVPEVDKPSYPKPMVDHAMARQRAIDTYRKALAKVK